The following are encoded in a window of Trichocoleus desertorum ATA4-8-CV12 genomic DNA:
- a CDS encoding GTPase family protein: MVRLQLWQWVVLALPIVSIVGFLLIAAGVQIHEWHLNWIWAVFTLGLVAWRWILVRWTQPAFDQIEAVMAEVSAELESSSGAITKSPEGKDTTSKAEVAFQEVLQAAQSDGPIWEDWQAFWNRCQQLVTAIAHIYYPEVKYPLLNIYVPQAYSLIRGTVDDLDQWMQKLSPALNQVTVGQAYQAYEVYRKLEPSARKLWKVLGWAQWFLNPAAALAKQASQRSNSQATQELLVNLSQLVREAALRNLCRQAIALYSGDTLPTATFSTTTFSTASPTLPQAKTQTLRDILSQTESPEVVAQKPVNILLVGRTGAGKSSLINTLFQAELAEVDVLPSTDQIQNYHWQAQTGETLTLWDTPGYEQINRAELREQVLDYATTADLLLLITPALDPALQMDVDFLKEIKTEITNLPVIVIVSQADRLRPIREWSPPYDWQWGERPKEKAIREATQYRSELLGEFCNRVLPIVTGDRQTERTAWNIDALSLGLVEAIAPAKQLRLARFLRDREARTVAAAKIIDQYTFQMATTQGLTALLKSPVLQFVSTMTTGSPALAQLLMQKIPVEQLPVVIGKLQMAYDLFSLLGSGDTKTRNFDLLALWPLLLDSPVSPERNAWAFGHALVEYWTQHLSVEKLQERFEFYLQQV, translated from the coding sequence ATGGTGCGATTACAGTTGTGGCAGTGGGTGGTTTTGGCCCTTCCGATCGTCAGCATCGTTGGGTTTCTACTCATCGCTGCCGGAGTCCAGATCCACGAATGGCACCTCAACTGGATCTGGGCTGTATTTACCTTGGGCTTGGTTGCTTGGCGGTGGATATTGGTGCGGTGGACTCAGCCTGCCTTCGACCAGATAGAAGCGGTAATGGCAGAAGTGAGCGCTGAACTGGAATCTTCCTCAGGTGCCATCACAAAGTCGCCTGAAGGCAAAGACACCACCAGTAAAGCAGAAGTCGCTTTCCAAGAAGTGTTGCAAGCAGCCCAAAGCGATGGCCCGATTTGGGAAGACTGGCAAGCCTTCTGGAATCGCTGTCAGCAGTTAGTCACGGCGATCGCCCACATCTACTATCCAGAAGTCAAATATCCTCTACTCAACATCTACGTGCCCCAAGCCTATAGCTTGATTCGGGGTACGGTGGATGACCTCGATCAGTGGATGCAAAAGCTCTCTCCAGCCCTGAATCAAGTCACGGTGGGCCAAGCTTATCAAGCTTACGAAGTGTATCGCAAACTAGAGCCTTCAGCTCGCAAGCTATGGAAAGTTTTGGGCTGGGCACAATGGTTTTTGAATCCTGCCGCTGCATTAGCTAAGCAGGCTAGCCAACGCTCTAACAGCCAAGCAACCCAGGAACTCCTAGTAAATTTGAGTCAACTGGTGCGGGAAGCAGCGCTACGAAACCTGTGTCGGCAAGCGATCGCCCTCTACAGTGGCGACACCTTACCTACCGCCACCTTCTCGACAACCACCTTCTCGACAGCCTCCCCAACCCTCCCCCAAGCCAAAACTCAAACCCTCCGCGACATCCTCTCCCAAACTGAATCGCCGGAGGTAGTGGCACAAAAACCTGTCAATATTTTGCTGGTAGGACGTACAGGCGCGGGCAAAAGTAGCTTGATCAACACTCTCTTTCAAGCCGAGTTGGCGGAAGTAGACGTTTTACCCAGCACCGACCAAATCCAGAACTACCATTGGCAAGCCCAAACAGGCGAAACCCTAACGCTGTGGGATACCCCAGGATACGAGCAAATTAACCGGGCCGAGCTGCGCGAGCAAGTACTGGACTATGCCACAACTGCCGATCTCCTTTTGCTGATTACGCCTGCTCTAGACCCAGCTCTGCAAATGGATGTAGATTTCCTGAAGGAGATCAAAACCGAGATTACCAACCTACCTGTAATCGTCATTGTCTCTCAAGCCGATCGCCTGCGCCCTATCCGCGAGTGGTCTCCTCCTTACGATTGGCAATGGGGAGAACGCCCTAAGGAGAAAGCGATCCGAGAAGCAACGCAATATCGCTCGGAGCTGTTAGGAGAGTTTTGCAACCGAGTGCTCCCGATAGTCACTGGCGATCGCCAAACAGAGCGAACCGCCTGGAACATAGATGCCCTTTCACTAGGATTAGTAGAAGCGATCGCCCCTGCCAAGCAACTACGTTTAGCTCGGTTTTTGCGCGATCGCGAAGCCCGCACAGTGGCAGCAGCCAAAATCATCGATCAATACACCTTCCAAATGGCGACCACTCAAGGACTCACTGCTTTGCTCAAAAGCCCAGTCCTCCAGTTTGTCTCCACCATGACCACCGGATCTCCTGCCTTAGCTCAACTGCTGATGCAGAAAATTCCCGTAGAGCAATTACCTGTAGTGATTGGCAAATTGCAGATGGCCTATGATTTATTCTCGCTGTTGGGTTCAGGAGATACTAAAACGCGCAATTTTGACTTACTGGCTCTCTGGCCGCTGTTACTAGATAGCCCTGTCTCCCCAGAGCGAAATGCTTGGGCCTTTGGGCATGCCCTGGTGGAATACTGGACTCAACATCTTTCAGTAGAAAAGCTTCAAGAGCGATTTGAATTTTATTTGCAACAAGTTTGA
- a CDS encoding L,D-transpeptidase family protein, which yields MLNLLHRVSLPLLLGLLAPVSVPQLSQAADVLAPTVPISPSTPTSVPGSISPSTPSAPAAIPANSSVEQPMRLEISRSKRRVTLYQGDVAVKSYAIAVGKSGWETPLGTWRVQQKLRNPRWIHPLTGESVKGGDPENPLGRYWIGFWTNGKNWIGFHGTPNPESVGRAASHGCVRMYDRDVEELFQTVSLGTPVKVTP from the coding sequence ATGCTGAACTTACTCCATCGAGTTAGCTTGCCGTTGCTGTTAGGTTTACTAGCACCTGTTTCTGTCCCTCAACTATCGCAAGCTGCTGATGTACTAGCTCCGACCGTACCGATCTCACCATCAACGCCGACATCAGTACCAGGATCAATTTCGCCATCTACACCATCTGCACCAGCGGCCATTCCAGCCAACTCCTCCGTTGAGCAACCCATGCGTTTAGAAATCAGCCGCAGTAAACGGCGGGTAACGCTCTATCAAGGAGATGTTGCAGTTAAAAGCTATGCGATCGCGGTTGGTAAGTCTGGTTGGGAAACGCCTTTAGGAACTTGGCGGGTACAGCAAAAACTACGGAATCCGCGTTGGATTCATCCTCTAACAGGTGAATCGGTGAAGGGAGGAGATCCTGAAAATCCTTTAGGCCGCTACTGGATTGGCTTTTGGACCAATGGTAAGAATTGGATTGGCTTCCACGGCACCCCAAATCCGGAATCGGTTGGTCGGGCGGCTTCACACGGTTGTGTGCGGATGTATGACCGAGATGTGGAGGAACTTTTTCAAACAGTGAGTTTGGGTACACCTGTTAAGGTGACTCCGTGA
- a CDS encoding DUF433 domain-containing protein, translating into MSLVITAEPVPLVVNSDGVVLVSGTRVPLETIIAEFNQGATAEGIVEQYSSLKLADVYAVISYYLRHQNEVDVYLQQQQQRSQAVRQENERRFSSNGLRDRLLARRLASSEAQNQLPNQIG; encoded by the coding sequence ATGAGCTTAGTCATCACTGCTGAACCAGTCCCTCTCGTTGTCAATTCCGATGGAGTTGTGCTTGTCAGTGGGACGAGAGTTCCTCTAGAAACGATTATTGCGGAATTCAACCAAGGAGCAACCGCCGAGGGAATTGTGGAGCAGTATTCTTCGTTGAAATTGGCTGATGTCTATGCAGTAATTAGCTATTACTTGCGTCATCAAAACGAAGTTGACGTTTATCTACAGCAGCAACAGCAACGCTCCCAAGCAGTTCGCCAAGAAAACGAGCGTCGGTTTTCATCAAATGGGCTGCGCGATCGCCTCCTCGCCCGCCGTTTAGCAAGTAGTGAAGCGCAAAACCAACTACCAAACCAGATTGGTTAA
- a CDS encoding GAF domain-containing protein, with translation MSEPTQVIEDCSPLLVATSPRSDLSKIDPVLKAMLKTVCETIGWEYGEAWVAIADKMLHISSIWQTQTRLSRDRQLDWEHFHACSQEFVLQAGEGLPGRVWATQAPEWMVDVSAESESYFLRHQIARAFGVKAGLGVPVTMQQLQVVLVFFQSEARDVDPQGIELTEATIAKLQFLN, from the coding sequence ATGAGCGAGCCAACACAAGTGATAGAAGATTGTTCACCCTTACTGGTTGCTACCTCCCCAAGATCTGACTTATCAAAGATTGATCCCGTTCTTAAGGCGATGCTCAAAACGGTTTGTGAAACGATCGGTTGGGAGTATGGCGAAGCTTGGGTCGCGATCGCTGACAAAATGCTCCACATCAGTTCAATATGGCAAACTCAGACTCGGTTGAGCCGCGATCGCCAACTTGATTGGGAGCATTTTCACGCCTGTAGTCAAGAGTTTGTGTTGCAGGCTGGGGAAGGATTGCCCGGACGAGTGTGGGCTACCCAAGCTCCAGAGTGGATGGTCGATGTGTCTGCGGAATCAGAATCTTACTTTCTGCGGCACCAAATTGCCAGAGCCTTTGGTGTTAAAGCGGGTTTGGGTGTGCCTGTGACGATGCAGCAGTTACAAGTTGTTTTGGTTTTCTTTCAGTCGGAGGCTCGCGATGTAGACCCGCAGGGCATTGAGTTAACTGAGGCTACCATTGCAAAGCTCCAGTTCCTAAATTGA
- a CDS encoding nucleotidyltransferase family protein — MQSHAIHLADLDPHIRDFYCRSVRVLQQAKVPFLIGGAYAFERYTGIARPTKDLDLFLHPRDVQRTFEVFAAAGYETELSVRHWLGKAFCGDNFVDLIFSSANGCAPVDDVWFEHAITEEVLGMTVQICPIEETIWSKSYVMARDRFDDADIAHLLLACGQELNWSRLLSRFGGHWRVLFSHLVLFGFVYPGERSRIPEWVMNQLLQQLQQETQAAPNSEKICQGTLLAPLQYRPDIEEWGYKDARLHPPSNLSQADVEQWTEHLIQEKEA, encoded by the coding sequence ATGCAGTCCCACGCCATACACTTAGCTGATCTTGACCCGCACATTCGCGACTTTTATTGTCGATCGGTCCGGGTCTTGCAACAAGCTAAAGTTCCGTTCTTAATTGGCGGCGCTTATGCCTTTGAGCGCTATACGGGCATCGCTCGGCCCACAAAAGATTTGGACCTGTTTCTGCATCCACGAGATGTCCAGCGAACCTTTGAGGTCTTTGCTGCGGCAGGATATGAAACAGAACTATCAGTCCGTCATTGGTTAGGTAAAGCCTTTTGCGGCGATAACTTTGTGGATCTAATCTTTAGCTCCGCCAATGGTTGCGCCCCGGTTGATGATGTTTGGTTTGAGCACGCCATCACCGAAGAAGTGTTAGGAATGACGGTACAAATCTGCCCCATTGAGGAGACAATCTGGTCTAAGTCCTATGTGATGGCCCGCGATCGCTTTGATGATGCGGATATTGCCCATCTATTGCTAGCCTGCGGTCAGGAATTAAACTGGTCACGCTTGCTATCTCGGTTTGGAGGTCATTGGCGAGTGCTATTCAGTCACTTGGTCCTGTTTGGCTTTGTCTATCCCGGAGAGCGATCGCGCATACCAGAGTGGGTGATGAATCAGCTGCTCCAGCAGTTGCAGCAGGAAACTCAAGCAGCTCCAAATTCAGAAAAGATATGCCAAGGGACGCTCCTAGCACCATTGCAATATCGGCCTGACATTGAGGAATGGGGCTATAAAGATGCTCGGCTTCATCCTCCCAGCAATCTCTCTCAAGCTGATGTTGAGCAGTGGACAGAGCATTTAATTCAAGAAAAAGAGGCTTAG
- a CDS encoding aldo/keto reductase, with protein MKTIRLPSGQSIPVLGMGTWRMGEAASQRSAEITALQHGLDLGITLIDTAEMYGEGGAEKVITEAIESRRSSAFIVSKVYPHNASRQGAIAACERSLKRLKTDYLDLYLLHWRGSVPLSETLEAFQTLKQAGKIRDYGVSNFDVTDLQKAADLPGGDAIATNQVLYNLMRRGVEWDLLPWCRQNSLPIMAYSPVEQGRLLTHRTLQQIAQQRGVTPAQVAIAWLLHQENVIVIPKSSSIAHVEENYATLDLQLSPEDLSALDNTFPPPAKRVALEML; from the coding sequence ATGAAAACCATCCGCTTACCCTCAGGTCAATCAATCCCAGTCTTGGGAATGGGCACTTGGCGCATGGGAGAAGCCGCTAGCCAACGCTCAGCCGAGATTACCGCCTTACAGCATGGTCTAGATTTGGGGATAACCTTGATTGACACCGCAGAGATGTATGGCGAAGGTGGCGCTGAAAAAGTGATTACTGAAGCAATTGAGAGTCGGCGATCGTCAGCGTTCATCGTCAGCAAAGTATACCCGCACAATGCCTCCCGACAAGGCGCGATCGCCGCTTGTGAGCGCAGTTTAAAGCGACTTAAAACTGATTATCTGGATCTGTATTTGTTGCATTGGCGCGGCTCCGTCCCCCTCTCCGAAACGCTAGAAGCCTTTCAAACCCTGAAGCAAGCGGGCAAGATTCGGGATTACGGAGTCAGCAATTTTGATGTAACTGACCTGCAAAAAGCAGCCGATCTACCTGGAGGAGACGCGATCGCCACCAACCAAGTTCTTTACAACTTAATGCGTCGTGGCGTTGAGTGGGATCTGTTACCTTGGTGCCGCCAAAACAGCCTTCCCATCATGGCTTACTCACCCGTAGAACAAGGTCGCCTACTCACCCACCGCACTCTACAGCAAATTGCTCAACAGAGGGGAGTCACCCCTGCTCAAGTCGCGATCGCTTGGCTCTTGCACCAAGAAAACGTCATCGTGATCCCCAAATCCAGCAGCATCGCCCACGTCGAAGAAAATTACGCCACTCTCGATCTACAACTCAGCCCCGAAGATTTAAGCGCTCTAGACAACACTTTCCCACCCCCTGCTAAAAGAGTTGCTCTTGAGATGTTGTGA
- a CDS encoding metallophosphoesterase: MAIANDTRKTDCVRIAAVGDIHCTKTSQGELAPLFSQASEQADVLLLCGDLTDYGLPEEAHVLVKELTAARIPAIAVFGNHDYESGQQDEVKEILEQAGVKILDGEACEIAGVGFAGVKGFAGGFGSKALGAWGEAGIKRFVHEAVDEALKLEAALARLETPHRVAILHYAPIQETVEGEPSEIFAFLGSSRLEEPLNRYSVTAAFHGHAHNGQLEGHTSSNIPVYNVSLPLLRKANPDHPHFHLLEVSLNPE; encoded by the coding sequence ATGGCGATCGCAAACGATACTCGCAAAACAGACTGTGTGCGGATAGCCGCAGTGGGAGACATTCATTGCACTAAAACCTCTCAGGGAGAGTTAGCACCGCTGTTCTCGCAAGCGAGCGAGCAAGCAGATGTTTTGTTGTTATGTGGTGATCTAACAGATTACGGCTTGCCAGAGGAAGCGCATGTTTTAGTCAAGGAATTGACCGCAGCCAGGATTCCAGCGATCGCAGTCTTTGGCAATCATGACTATGAGTCAGGTCAGCAAGACGAGGTGAAGGAGATCTTGGAACAGGCTGGGGTCAAGATTCTAGATGGTGAAGCCTGCGAAATTGCAGGAGTGGGCTTTGCAGGAGTCAAAGGCTTTGCTGGCGGGTTTGGCTCTAAAGCGTTGGGAGCTTGGGGAGAAGCAGGCATCAAGCGGTTTGTGCATGAAGCCGTAGATGAAGCATTAAAGCTGGAAGCTGCTTTAGCTCGACTAGAAACGCCTCATCGAGTCGCCATTCTGCACTATGCCCCAATTCAAGAAACGGTTGAGGGAGAGCCGTCGGAAATCTTTGCCTTTTTAGGTTCTAGCCGTTTGGAAGAACCGCTAAATCGTTACTCAGTTACAGCGGCTTTTCATGGTCACGCTCACAATGGTCAGCTAGAAGGGCATACCAGCAGCAATATCCCGGTCTATAACGTCTCCCTGCCTTTATTGAGAAAAGCCAATCCTGACCATCCTCATTTCCACTTGTTGGAAGTGTCACTCAATCCTGAATAA
- a CDS encoding response regulator, whose product MYQIAIVDDNESWCFILATRLRQHQYAVSTFTDTDLFLRQADQFDLALIDFSMPPRRYQIDTDGPDVIRKLKQRLDNPPLVILISSFFTEDILNDVAELDLQADAYLSKSVKSVDLLQQIERLLATRRSLARNTTKDEINPSRPSHKNEINTNHPSQPAQYLESDTSSRHRSSLKNFSRSH is encoded by the coding sequence ATGTATCAAATTGCGATCGTCGATGATAACGAGTCTTGGTGCTTCATCTTGGCAACTAGGCTGCGTCAACACCAGTATGCTGTGTCTACTTTTACAGATACAGATCTTTTTCTGCGTCAAGCTGACCAGTTTGATCTAGCTCTGATTGACTTTTCCATGCCGCCACGACGTTACCAAATAGATACAGATGGCCCTGATGTCATTCGCAAGCTCAAGCAGCGTTTGGACAATCCACCTTTGGTCATTTTAATTTCATCTTTTTTTACGGAAGATATTTTGAATGATGTGGCAGAGCTTGATTTGCAGGCAGATGCTTATTTGAGTAAAAGCGTGAAATCAGTAGACTTGCTTCAGCAGATTGAGCGCTTACTAGCAACACGGCGATCGCTGGCTAGAAATACAACTAAGGATGAAATCAACCCTAGCCGTCCATCTCATAAGAATGAAATCAACACCAACCATCCGTCTCAGCCCGCTCAGTATCTTGAATCTGATACTTCAAGCAGGCATCGGTCAAGTTTGAAGAATTTCTCTAGGAGCCACTAG
- a CDS encoding tryptophan-rich sensory protein, which produces MKVSPPESQAGSRVGIGLAIATLVAIIATLLVNALSNFFPIAGLNIGEVANTILGGVQITPANYAFAIWGLIYIGLIAYGVYQFGPAQRQDPTIRRVDTLLIVACLAQIAWVYLFTLQLFWPSVVAMLAILLSLIGAYLRLGIGTGRVPRDRQWFAQTPFSVYLGWISVATIVNVASALYSSGWDGWGLGATSWTVVMLVVGAIIGSIVAVQRADVAFTSVFIWAFVAIALRQVATSAILVTALGGAIAMAALLLWSRSKHKA; this is translated from the coding sequence ATGAAAGTGTCCCCACCAGAATCTCAAGCAGGATCGCGGGTTGGTATCGGTTTAGCGATCGCCACCCTTGTCGCCATTATTGCCACGTTGTTGGTAAATGCGCTCTCAAACTTTTTCCCGATCGCCGGATTAAATATTGGCGAGGTCGCTAATACCATCCTGGGCGGGGTGCAGATTACGCCCGCTAATTATGCCTTCGCCATCTGGGGCTTGATCTATATTGGCCTGATTGCTTACGGGGTATATCAGTTTGGCCCTGCCCAGCGTCAAGATCCTACTATTCGGCGGGTGGATACGCTGCTGATTGTCGCTTGCCTAGCGCAGATTGCTTGGGTTTATCTGTTTACGCTGCAACTATTCTGGCCTTCGGTCGTGGCTATGTTAGCCATTTTGCTGTCGTTAATCGGTGCCTACTTGCGATTAGGGATTGGTACAGGTCGAGTCCCACGCGATCGCCAGTGGTTTGCCCAGACCCCGTTTAGCGTCTATTTGGGTTGGATCTCGGTTGCCACGATCGTCAATGTGGCCTCAGCCCTGTACAGTTCGGGTTGGGACGGCTGGGGTTTGGGGGCTACTAGTTGGACGGTGGTGATGCTAGTAGTGGGAGCAATAATTGGGTCAATCGTCGCGGTGCAGCGGGCTGATGTGGCTTTTACGTCGGTGTTCATTTGGGCCTTTGTGGCGATCGCCCTGCGTCAAGTCGCGACTTCGGCCATTTTAGTAACCGCCCTTGGTGGAGCGATCGCGATGGCGGCGCTATTGCTGTGGAGTCGCAGCAAACACAAGGCCTAG
- the hisC gene encoding histidinol-phosphate transaminase, which translates to MPSYFRPHIEAMAGHRPSPYLQPGSPIIKLNSNENPYPPSPTIPTVLQNLDLEYLRRYPDANAAEFRQAIATVLNVPIAWIIVGNGCDELLHVVVRACAAEERRVVYPTPSYMLYPLLAKMQAARLVEVPAEVEGHLPIEALAAANGAVTLIPAPNSPFGHSVAIADLRDLATKLTGVLVIDEAYVDFAEETALPLVEEFENVIVLRTLSKGYSLAGLRLGFGIAHPRLLSGLFKVKDIYNIDAIAALVGAAAMRDQAYKDACVAKVKVSRSWLAQELKQLGFYVWDSQTNFLLAQPPQGNAKQIHLALKDQGIWVRHFNQPGLDDKLRITVGTEEQNQVLVEALTNLVW; encoded by the coding sequence ATGCCGAGTTATTTTCGCCCTCATATTGAGGCTATGGCGGGTCATCGCCCCAGCCCGTATCTCCAACCTGGTAGCCCAATCATCAAGCTCAACAGCAACGAAAATCCTTATCCTCCTTCCCCCACCATTCCAACGGTTTTACAAAATTTAGACCTAGAATATCTCCGGCGTTATCCAGATGCAAACGCTGCCGAATTTCGCCAAGCGATCGCGACAGTTCTAAACGTCCCTATAGCTTGGATTATCGTGGGCAACGGTTGTGATGAGTTGCTGCATGTCGTGGTGCGAGCTTGTGCCGCAGAAGAACGCCGAGTCGTTTATCCCACACCCAGCTATATGCTGTATCCCCTGTTAGCGAAGATGCAAGCTGCAAGACTAGTTGAAGTTCCGGCTGAGGTGGAGGGGCACTTACCAATCGAGGCTCTCGCAGCCGCCAATGGTGCTGTTACCTTGATTCCTGCACCCAATAGTCCTTTTGGGCATAGTGTAGCGATCGCAGATCTGCGAGATCTCGCAACCAAATTAACCGGGGTCTTGGTAATTGATGAAGCCTATGTAGACTTTGCTGAAGAGACGGCGTTGCCTCTGGTAGAAGAGTTTGAAAATGTGATTGTCCTCCGCACCCTCTCTAAGGGCTATTCTCTGGCAGGTCTACGGCTCGGTTTTGGGATTGCTCACCCCAGGTTATTAAGCGGATTGTTTAAGGTCAAAGATATCTACAACATAGATGCGATCGCGGCTCTGGTCGGTGCTGCGGCAATGCGAGACCAAGCTTATAAAGATGCCTGTGTGGCTAAAGTGAAAGTCTCGCGATCGTGGTTAGCCCAAGAGTTAAAGCAACTAGGCTTTTATGTGTGGGATTCCCAAACTAATTTTTTGCTGGCACAACCACCCCAAGGAAACGCGAAGCAAATTCATCTAGCCCTGAAAGACCAAGGCATTTGGGTTCGTCACTTCAATCAACCTGGCTTAGACGATAAGTTGCGAATTACAGTCGGCACAGAAGAGCAAAATCAGGTTTTAGTAGAAGCATTAACCAATCTGGTTTGGTAG
- a CDS encoding RluA family pseudouridine synthase yields MNRGWVYREQVTRAKAGLTVLQYYTQHYRHSTPAEWQERISAGQVLLDGKPVEANTQLQTGQSLTYHRPPWSEPEVPLDFEVLHEDADLLVIAKPSGLPVLPGGGFLEHTLLWQLQQRYPQTEPVPIHRLGRGTSGLMLIARSPLARANLSQQMRDRQIYKVYRALIGAAPTLENQFTITQPIGKIPHPVLGYIYGASSNGLFAHSEGCVIQRKTTTTLLEVTIQTGRPHQIRIHLAAIGYPLVGDPLYGVGGLPALPPAITTEKLPVPGDCGYYLHAYQLAFTHPKTQQLVSFVCPPPVDLSEE; encoded by the coding sequence ATGAATCGAGGTTGGGTTTATCGAGAACAAGTAACTCGCGCCAAAGCTGGTTTGACCGTTTTGCAATACTACACACAACACTATCGCCACTCCACCCCAGCAGAATGGCAGGAACGAATCAGCGCCGGGCAAGTGCTGCTGGATGGCAAACCAGTGGAGGCTAATACTCAGTTGCAAACCGGGCAATCTTTGACCTATCACCGTCCCCCTTGGTCAGAACCAGAGGTGCCGCTCGATTTTGAGGTGCTGCACGAAGATGCAGACTTGCTGGTTATCGCCAAGCCTTCCGGTCTGCCCGTCTTGCCCGGAGGCGGCTTTCTGGAACATACCTTGCTCTGGCAACTGCAACAGCGCTATCCCCAAACAGAACCCGTACCCATTCATCGGCTAGGTCGAGGTACCTCAGGCTTGATGCTGATTGCGCGATCGCCCTTGGCTAGAGCCAACTTGAGCCAGCAAATGCGCGATCGCCAAATCTATAAAGTTTATCGAGCGCTAATTGGTGCTGCCCCAACGCTGGAAAATCAATTTACCATTACCCAGCCCATCGGCAAGATTCCACACCCTGTTTTAGGCTACATCTACGGCGCAAGTTCCAATGGGTTATTCGCTCACAGTGAAGGTTGCGTCATCCAACGTAAGACCACAACCACGCTGCTGGAGGTCACGATTCAGACGGGACGACCTCACCAAATTCGGATTCATCTTGCTGCCATTGGCTACCCCCTCGTCGGCGATCCGCTTTATGGGGTTGGAGGTTTACCAGCACTGCCACCCGCCATCACCACTGAGAAATTACCCGTCCCTGGAGATTGTGGCTATTATCTCCATGCTTATCAGCTAGCCTTTACCCATCCGAAAACTCAGCAGCTCGTTAGCTTTGTCTGTCCTCCACCTGTGGATCTGAGTGAAGAATAA
- a CDS encoding DUF5615 family PIN-like protein → MLVKFVADENFKSAIVRGLLRQQPGVDIVRLQDIGLSGIDDPTLLEWAAQERRVLLTHDVRTITKYAYERLATGLLMAGVVEVRQDTPIGQVIDDVLLLSEFEDECQGQILYIPLK, encoded by the coding sequence GTGCTTGTTAAGTTTGTTGCTGACGAAAACTTCAAATCTGCTATTGTTCGCGGCTTACTTCGTCAGCAACCGGGGGTTGATATTGTTCGGTTACAGGACATAGGTTTGAGTGGGATTGATGATCCAACTCTTTTAGAGTGGGCAGCACAAGAACGGCGAGTTTTGCTGACTCATGATGTTAGAACGATTACAAAATATGCTTACGAACGTCTAGCGACAGGACTCCTGATGGCTGGTGTTGTTGAGGTTAGACAAGACACACCAATTGGTCAGGTAATCGATGATGTCCTTTTGCTATCGGAATTTGAGGACGAATGTCAGGGCCAAATTTTGTATATACCGTTGAAATAG